The genome window CGTGCTGGTCACGCTGGCGGACGAAGAGCTCGGCTTTGTCGGCCGGGTGAAGCCCGATGTCGCGGACGAATATCACGCCCGAACCGCAGTGTGGATCGCCGAGTTGGATGCCGATCTGCTCCGGGCCAAGTATAGCGCCTCTATCCCAGTGTGGAAGGAACTGCCCAAGTTTCCCCCGGTCAAACGCGACATCACGCTGACAGTGCCTGCCGGCATATCAGCCGGCCGCGTGCTCGATGCCTTCCGTTCGCAGAACTCCAGGATCATGGTGAGCGTGATGCTTCAGGACCTTTTCGAGCCGACGGAAACCGGGTCGGGAGAGGGCGCGCGCAACCTGACCTTCCGGCTCACGTTCCGCCATCCGGACAAGACCCTGAAGGACAAGGACGTGGACAAGGAGATGGAGCGCATGGCACAAGCGGTGATGAAGGAGTTGCCGGTGAGCCGATAGCAGCGCACCGGCGCCATGAGCCATGTCCGGTGAATCCAAGGCATACAAGATAGGCGAAGCGGCCGAGTTGCTCGGCCTGAAAACCTATGTGCTGCGGTTCTGGGAGACCGAGTTTCCGCAGCTCAGGCCCAAACGCTCGTCCACCGGCCAGCGCGTCTACACGCAAAAGCACATCGAAATGCTGCGCACCATCCAGCACCTGCTCCACGAGGAAGGGCTGACCATAGACGGGGCGCGCAAACGATTGAAGGAAACAATGGGCCCGCCGCCGGAAGCGCTCATCGGCCATGTGGTGGAAGAGCTCGAGGCCATGCGCCGGCTGTTGTCCGGCGGGACCAAACCATGAGGAAACACGTCCATGTCAGGACTCGATCGTAAACGCCCCTCCCCCATTCTCTCGCCTTCGCTGCTTTCGTCCGACTTCTCCCGCCTGGGCGAGGAGCTGGAAGCCCTCAAAGACGCCGGGCTGGAGTGGGTCCACTGGGATGTGATGGACGGCATGTTCGTGCCTAACATCACCCTGGGGCCGCCCATCATCAAGAAGGCGCGCAAACGCAGCGACCTCTTCTTCGACGTCCACCTGATGATCGAGAAGCCCGAGCGGTATCTTGAAGAATTCGCCGACGCCGGCAGCGATCTGCTTGTGGTCCATGCCGAGGCGAGCCTGCATCTGGAGCGCACCATCAGCGAGATCAAGCGACTCGGCATGAAGGCAGGCGTGGCCCTCAACCCGCACACGCCATTGGACCACGTGCATTACCTGCTGCCCGAGCTCGATCTCGTACTCATCATGACAGTGAACCCCGGCTTCGGCGGCCAGTCGTTCATCGAGTTCACCAAAGAGAAGATTCGCGATCTCGCTCAGGAGGTCGCCAGACGCAGCGCGGACACCATCATCCAGGTGGACGGCGGCGTGACTGCCGAGAATGCCGGCGAACTGGTCTCCCTGGGCGCCGATTGTCTGGTATCCGGCTCCGCCTTTTTCGGACACCCGCCGTATGCGGAACGGCACCAGACATTCCGCCGCGCAATGGACATGGGCGCGGGCATCGCCGTGTAACCCCAGCTTTTTGCGACGTGTTTCACTAATGAATTCAGTGGCCTCGGGGCGGATTGCCCTCGGGGCCATTTCTTATTACGTAGAGCGCGCCCTACGAGTTCACCCACCCCAAGGAGGAATCATGAGCCAGTCTCCCTCGCCCCGCGAGCTTGCCAACGCGGTGCGTTTTCTCGCCATGGACGCTGTCCAGCAAGCCAACTCCGGCCATCCCGGCGCGCCCATGGGCATGGCCGACTTCGCCCAGGTCGTCTGGTGCGATTTCATGAAGCATAACCCCACCAACCCCGCATGGTGGGACCGCGACCGGCTCGTGCTTTCCGGCGGCCATGCCTCCATGCTGCTCTACGCCATGCTGCACCTTTCCGGGTATGATCTGAGCCTGGACGACATAAAGAATTTCCGGCAGCTGCATTCCAGAACGCCCGGCCACCCCGAGTACGGTTTGACCCCCGGCGTGGAGACCACCACCGGCCCCCTCGGCCAGGGAATCTGCAACGCCGTTGGGTTCGCCCTGGCGGAAAAGATTCTCGCAGCCACGTACAACCGCCCCGGCCACCCCGTGGTGGACCATAACACCTACTGCTTCCTGGGCGACGGCGATCTCATGGAAGGCATTTCCCACGAGGCCTGTTCCCTGGCCGGCACGCTCAAGCTGGGCAAGCTCATCGCCCTCTGGGACGACAACCGCATTTCCATTGAAGGCAACGTGGACGAGTGGTTCGCGGACGACACGGCCAAACGCTTCGAGGCGTATGGTTGGCACGTCGTCGCATGCGTGGACGGCCACGACGCCGAGGCGGTGCGTCAGGCCGTGGCGGCGGCCAAGGCAGAGACCGAGCGGCCTTCCATCATCTGCTGTCGCACCGAAATAGGGCACGGCGCGCCCACGGTCTGCGGCAGCGAGCGTTGCCACGGCTCTCCCCTCGGCGCGGAAGAGATCGAAAAGGCCCGCGAGAATCTGGGCTGGCCCCATGAGCCGTTCCATGTGCCGGACGCGCTGTACGCCGGCTGGGACCTGCGCGAAAAGGGCGCGCAGACGGAAGCTTCCTGGGACCAGGCATGGGCCGCATACGCCAAGGAATTTCCAGAGCTTGCGGAGGAGTTTGCCCGCCGGATGCGCGGAGAGCTGCCCGCAAACTGGGAGGAGGAGTCCGGGAAGTTCATCGCCGGCGTGCGGGATGCCGCCGAAGACAAGGCCACGCGCAAGGCCTCCCAGGCGGCGCTGAACGGCTATGGTCCGCTCCTGCCCGAGCTGCTGGGCGGTTCGGCAGATCTGGCCGGCTCCAACGGCACGCTGTGGTCCGGCTCCAAGCACATCACGCCGAACGACGCAGCCGGCAACAACATGCGGTACGGCGTCCGCGAGTTCGCCATGGGCGCCATAATGAACGCCTTGACGCTGCACGGCGGGTTCATCCCGTTCGGCGGCACATTCCTCGTGTTCTCGGATTACATGCGAAACGCCATGCGCCTGGCAGCGCTGATGGAACTGCGGACCATCTACGTGCTCACCCACGACTCCATCGGCGTGGGGGAGGACGGCCCCACTCACCAGCCCGTGGAGCACGTCTCGTCCCTGCGGATCATGCCCAACATGGATGTCTGGCGCCCCTGCGACACGGTGGAGACGGCCGTGGCCTGGAAATGCGCCATCGAGAGTGAGAAAACGCCCTCCTCGCTGGTGCTCAGCCGCCAGGGCCTGCCCTTCATGCAACGCAACGCCGAGCAGGTCGAAAACATCGTCAAAGGCGGCTACATTCTACGCGATGCCGAAGACGGCAATCCCGAGGCCATCATCATCGCCACAGGTTCCGAAGTATCCCTGGCCATGTCCGCGGCGGATGCCCTCGCCCGGAAGGGCCGGTCGGTTCGGGTTGTATCCATGCCGTGCGCGGATCGTTTTGATCAGCAGGATGATGCGTACAAGCTGCAGGTCCTTCCGGCCGAGGTCGAAGCCCGCGTGGCTGTGGAGGCGGGAAGCACGGGTCTGTGGTTCAAATATGTCGGCGGAAAGGGTACAGTAATCGGGATGGACCGCTACGGCGAATCTGCGCCGGGCAAAACGCTGTTCGAGTTTTTCGGTTTCACTGTGGACAACGTCGTCGAGGCCGTCGAATCGGTGCTCGGCGAGTAAGCGAGCCGAGGAGGTGGCATCGTGGCAGTGCAGAGCATGAAGGACGTGGAGCTCGGTGGGAAACGGGTCCTCATCCGCGAGGACTTCAATGTGCCGCTCAAGGACGGCGTGGTGCAGGACGACACCCGCATCCGCATGGCGCTGCCCACCATACGGGCCGCCCTGGACGCTGGCGCGCATGTCATTCTGATGAGCCACATGGGCCGGCCCAAGGAAGGCGAGTTCGATGAAGCGCTCTCCCTGAAGCCCGTGGCCGCGGCGTTGGAAAAAGCTCTGGACCAGCCCGTGGAACTCGTGCGGGACTGGGAAGGCGGCGTGGACGCCGGTCCGGACAAAATCCTGCTCCTGGAGAATATCCGCTTCGCCAAGGGCGAGAAGGCTGATGACGACGAGCTGGGCAGGAAGCTCGCCGCTCTGTGCGACGTTTTCGTGTTCGACGCCTTCGGCGCGGCCCATCGTGCGCAGGCGTCGACTCATTCCGTCATGAAGCACGCACCCGTGGTCGTGGCGGGTCTCCTCATGGAAAAAGAGTTGGACAGCCTGGGCAAGGCTATCGAGAATCCGCAACGGCCTCTCGTGGCTATTCTCGGCGGCGCCAAGGTCTCCTCCAAACTCGGTGTGCTCAAGAACCTTGTCTCCAAGGTGGATGTGCTCATCGTGGGCGGCGGCATCGCCAATACGTTCCTCGCCGCCGCCGGCAAAAACGTGGGTAAATCGCTCCATGAACCGGACCTTATCGAGGACGCCAAGGCCATAATGAAGATGGCCGAGGAAAAAGGCGTGGAGATGCCTTTGCCGGAAGATGCGGTCATCGCTTCCGAGCTTTCCAAAAACGCCCGGCCCCATCTGGAGTCCGTGGATGTGATCAACGACGAGGACATGATCCTGGACATCGGTCCACAGACGGCCAAGAAGTACGGGGATCTCATCAAGGGAGCGAAAACCGTGCTCTGGAACGGTCCTGTGGGAGCCTTCGAGTATGACCAGTTCGCCGGCGGCACCAAGGTTCTTGGCTACGCCATCAAAGATTCCGAAGCCTTCAGCGTGGTCGGCGGCGGCGATGTCGTCTCGGCTCTGGAAATGTTCGGCCTGGCCGACGGCGTTTCGTACATATCCACCGGCGGCGGGTCCTTCCTGGAGTTCGTGGAGGGCAAGGAGCTGCCGGCCGTGAAGCTGCTCAAGGAACGCAGCGCCGGATAGCGGATCATCGTATTACAATGTATGGTGGGGCGGTTGCCTTCTTCGGAAGGTGGCCGCCTTTTTCATGCCGGGCAGGATGCGCCGAAACACGAGGCTCATGCATCGACGCCCTGAACAATTCCAGCCAGCGACGCGGGAGGCGACGCCATGCTCAGACTTTTACTCAACATTCTTTGGTTCATTCTCGGCGGCTGGGCCATGGGGCTCATGTGGTGGCTCGCCGGCGTCATCATGTTCATCACCATCATCGGCATCCCGTGGGGTATGTCATGCTTTCGAATCGGGCTGCTGGCGTTCTGGCCCTTCGGGCGCACCGTGGTGCAGCGCGAGACACTGGGCCAGCATGACGCGGGCACGGGTCTGGTGGGTTTCGTGGGCAACGTGCTCTGGTTCGTACTCGCCGGAATCTGGCTGGCCATAGGTCATCTGCTGGAAGCCATTGCCCTGGCCATCACCATCATAGGCATTCCCTTTGCCTTCCAGCACCTCAAGCTCGCCAGGATAACCCTGGCGCCCATCGGCACGTCCATAGTGGCTGTGGATTTCCTGGAGCAGGTGCGGCTCAAACAGTGATGTCCAGAATAATGGACGAACGCAACAGGCGGTTGTGAGCCGGCGCTAATCCATAGGGAGATTCATGGTGACGGTGGTTCCGCTCCGCTCGGACGTGCGCATGGATATGGCGCCGCCATGCAACTCTACGACAAGTTTGGCGATGTATGTGCCGAGTCCGGCGCCGTGCCGCTTGTCGCTGACGTATTTTTCGAAGAATCGGTCGCACACGGCGGGAGCCACAGGGCTCGGGTTGTGGATTTCGATCAGTACTGAATCCGCGCCGCGGGTGCAGCTGACGGTCACCATGGAGCCATTTTCCTCTGCTTCCACGGCGTTGCGCAGCAGGTTGGAAAGAGCGCGGATGATGAGCGATCTTTCGCCGAGGAGCATAACCGGACTGTACGCCGGCGGCAGGTCCGAACTGATGGTCACGCCATATTGCTCGATCATGGGATCGAGAAGCTCGACGGCGTAGTCTATGAGCTTGTGCAGATCGACGGGTTCGGGGTTCAGTTCGTATAGTCCTTCCTCAATGAGAAACGCCTGCTGACCGCTTTCCATGAGCTCCATCGTCTGCATCACTGTGGTGCGGATGGTCTGGAGCATCTCTGCCGAGGCGGCGGCATCGTCATGCAGCTGGGACATGATTTCGGCGGCGTTGCCCAGACTGACGACATAGTCTCGCAGGTCGTGGCGGATGATGCGCTCGGCATTCTCCCGGCTTTTTTCGAGGCGGCGATTTTCCGTGACGTCGACTACGGTGATCAAACGGTGGCTCTGCCCGTTTGAAGAGAAGAGCGTTTCTGTGACTCGCACCTCCAGAGGTGTTTCGTCCTTTCGCGTGGTCGAGTAGTATCTCGGGTTTTCGTCTGCCGGCTGTTCATCCAGAAACGGGTATCGTTCACGAATTTCCGAGACCACAGACGGAGGGAGGATGGAAATGGCTTTGAAGGATTCCAGCATCATTTCGCATTCATAGCCGAATATTTCACAGAACGCCCTGTTTGCATACACGACGTTTTGCACGTTGGTGCCGAATACGGCGATGCCATCCGGGAGGGAGTAGAAAATTGCGTCGAGGAGCGAGCGGGTGTCGATGGATTCGATCAGGCTGGGTGCGTCATGTGTCATTGCTTAGTCCCCGGATGTAAAAGGAGTTGCAGCTTACCGATTTCGATATGGAGCGACAACAAACCAGGGTGTCGTGCTTGTCATGGGGAAATCCTGCATTCGCTGCCGCGCTTCCGGGTGGTCCAGGTGGGGCCGTCGATCACTTCTGCGTCCAGGCGTCTGGCTATGGAAGCCAGCGTACCCCGGAAGATGTACAGGTGCAGCGGATATGTCGCCCACCAATAGGCGATGCCGAACAGACCGCGGGGCAGGAAGTTGGAGGTCTGGACCAGCACGGTCCTGTCAGGTCCCTGAGGCCGCAGGGTGAACTCCAGAAGCGCATCTCCAGGCACTTTCATTTCGGCGAGCAGCAACAAGCGTTCGTTCTCGCGCAGGTCGAGCACGCGCCAGAAGTCCAGCGCGTCGCCCACAGCGAGTTTTTCGGGGTCTCGCCGGCCGCGGCGCAGGCCCGGGCCGCCCACGAGCTTGTCCATGAAACCGCGCAGTTTCCAGAGTGCGTTGCCGCAGTACCAGCCGTTCTCGCCGCCGATGGAGGCCACGAGCTTCCAGACCTTGTCCACCGGCGCGGCAAGCGTTACGGAGAACGCCTCGCCCAGCACGTCGCCCCCGGCATAGGCTGCGTCGCCGCAGCGCAGCCACTCCGGCGGCACAAGCTCGCCCGCGTCGGACCAGCACGTTTCCACGGCGCGTTGTTTCGCCTTGTCCAGGGCTCGGCGAATGGTCGTGCGCACCGGAAGCGGATCAAACGGCACGATGTGTCGGATCGAGTCGTCATGGCAGACAACGCGGTTGGCGGCTCCCCGGACCAGGGGCATGCCGAGGACCGCCGGGATGGGCGTCACAAGGCCGATCCAGAGAGAGGAGAGCCTGGGGCTGAGCAGGGGGGCGGGAATGATGAGACGCTTTCGCAGGCCGGCTTCCTGAGCATAGATTTCGAACAGCTCCTGGTAGGTGATGATGTCCGGGCCGCCGATGTCGAAGGAGCGGTTCGCGGCCTCGGGCGCATCGAGCACGCCGATCAGGTAGCGGATCACGTCGCCCACGGCGATGGGCTGGGCCTCTGTGCGAATCCATTTCGGACCCACCATGACGGGTAGCCGCTCCACGAGATAGCGGATCATCTCGAAGGAGGCCGATCCCGCCCCCAGAATCTGGGCCGCGCGGAGCACTGTGACCGGCACGGTGGACGCCATAAGGATTTGCGCCACCTCGTTGCGCGATTGCAGGTGGTGAGAGATGTTTTTTTCCGGCGGCATGATGCCGCCCAGATAGACAATGCGTTCCAGGCCGGAGGCCTCGGCGGCGCGGCGAAACACCCGGGCTGCGGCGCGGTCCGTGGCGGCAAAGTCCGTGTTTGAGCCGGACATGGAGTGCACCAGGTAATAGGCGGCTCGGCAGCCTTCCATGGCCTTGCGCATGGAGGCGTAGCTGAGCAGATTGCCCTCGGCCAGCTCCAGAGAGGATTCGTGGGCCCACGGCCGGCAGGCGAGCTTGTTCTTAGAACGGGCAAGTGCGCGAACACGTTGCCCCTGCCGCAGCAGGGCCGGCGCCAGGCGACCGCCCACGTAGCCGGTGGCGCCGGTGACGAGCACAGGCGTATCGAGTTTGTTCGCATCGTCTTTGTAGGTAGCCGGCTTCGGCGATTTGTCCATCAGGATGCCTTTTTCTTCCAGTACGGGTGGGCGATATCCTCGAAGGCGCTGATGGCGGCCACCGAGCCCTCGCCAATGGCGGTGACGATCTGCTGAACACCGCCGGTCAGGTCTCCGGCCGCGTATATGCGCGGGATGTTCGTACGCATGCCGCGGTCTACTTTGACAAAGCCGTTGTCGTCCAACTCTACGCCCAGATCCTGGGCGAGTTGGTTGTTGGGAATGATGCCGATGGCCACGAACACGCCGTCGAGCTCCATCTCGTGAGTGGCGCCGTCCATCACGTTTTCCAGCACAACGCCGCGGATCGAGTCATTTCCGTCGCCCTGCACTTCCTTGACCACAGTGTTCCAGAGAACAGGAATGCCGGCTTCCGCCACGCTGTCCTGAAGATGTTGCTGTGCGCGGAAAGCGTCCCGCCGGTGCACGATTGTCACGTCCACACCGAGGTTCTTCAGGTGCAGGGCGTCGGTGAGCGCGGTATTGCCCCCCCCCACGATGACGACCTTCTTGTTCTTGTACAGGTAACCGTCGCACGCGGCGCAGTAGTTGACACCGCGGCCGAAAAAGCGGTCCGCCCCGGGCACCTCGAGTCGGCGCCATGTGGCCCCTGTCGCCAGAATGAGGGCCTTGGTCACATAAACGGCGCGGTTCGTGTAAACCTCTACGTTCTTGCCGATTTTTATCTCGCGCACGTCTTCGCCTTCGCGAATGTCGCAGTACTCGCGGGCATGGGCGGACATGATGTCCATGAGATTCTTGCCGGCCACGCTGGCGAAACCGGGGTAGTTCTCCACCACCGGGGTCAAAGCCACGGCTCCGCCCACGATGCTCTTCTCCAATATGACTGCGCGCATGCCGGAACGTTCAGCATAGATGCCGGCGGTGAGGCCGGCCGGTCCGGCGCCTACGATCACGCAGTCCATCTGCTCCACGTCCATGTGTTCGTGGTGATGGTCGTGTCCGCCTTCCAGCTCCACGCGGGCGAGCTCCTCCGCGATGCGTCCAGGCAGTTCCAACCCTTCCACGCGCCCCTTTTCTTTGGCTTCGGCCACCAGATCTTCTACGGTTCGCAGCGCCAGGGTTTCCAGCACGAAGCGCTCTTCCTGAAGCAGGCCGAGGGAATCGAATGAGTCGTTGACCACGGTGTGGGGCACGGAGCCTACGTCGTAACGGTCGGCCGTGTCCGGGTCCTGAGATGAATCAATGCACACGGCGCTCACCAGGTCGGGCCGCTCCACGGCGATGCGGAAGGCATGGAGCACCTGGCCGGGGCAGTAGGGGCAGCTGGGGTTCACGAAGACCTTGATCTCTCGCTCTTCCGTGAGTTCCTTGAGCATCTCACGGGATATCTCTGTCAGGCCGGAGTTGCGCCGCGAGATGTGCATGAGGATCTGCATGAACGAGCGGCCCTCTTCGCCCAGAGGCGCGCCGCGGTAGGCGATGTGGTAGTTGTCCGGATCCACGAGCAGGGTCGGGGAGAAGTCCACGCCACGCTTTTCGGCCTCGTCGGTGTCCAGGCTGTGCTCGTGCAGGGTGATCTTGCCCGAAGAAAGCTTGGCGATGTCACGCACGAATTTCAGCAGAAAATCGTTGGGGGCGTCGTTTTCGCCGGGCTGGGTATATGCTTCCAGCGAAACCGGCTCGCGCAATGTCTCAAAGAGTTTGGTGATTGATTTACGGCTGTCTTCGGGCAGGAACCAGCCGGCATCGGTGGTCTTCGAATCCGTGTCCGCCACGTCTCCGTCCTCCGTGTCCGCATGTCGTTTGAAGGGGTTGAACTTCATAAAATGTCCCGTGGTGGTTGAAGTTGCAGACATACAAGAGTACCACGCTTATTCCATGAGATACAAGATGATGAACGCACGAGAGTCGATATGTCACGCTACGATCTGATCTGCCTTGATTACGACGGCACGTTGATGCACAGCGTGCCGGCCATTGCCGCAGCGCTTGGAGAGGTCTTCACGGAGTTCGGTCTGGAGCCGCCGGCTGAGGATGTGGTGCGCGCAGCCGTGGGCATGGGCATTCGGGAAACGTTTTTGCAATTGCACCCGGGGTTCGGCGAAGAGCAGCTGGAACAAGGCATTGTGCGCTACCGCGCCGTGTATTCGGCGCATGAACAGACGAAGTCCCGGCTGTTCCCCCGAGTGCTGGAGACGATGAAGGAGCTTGCCGCGCGCGGCCACAGAATGACCGTGGTCTCCAACAAGGGCAGGCAGGTGCTCGAAGAGTCGGTGGCTCGGCTAGGGCTGGCAGAGTATGTGGACCTGGTGGTGGGCGACAGGCCCGGCTATGCCAAGAAGCCGGACGCCAGGGTCTGGGACGAGGACGTGTCGCCGGCGTTTCCTGGCATTGCGCCGGAGCGTGTGCTCATGGTGGGCGACGCCTACCCGGACATGGCCTTTGCCCGCGCGGTGGGCATGGCGGCGTGTTTCGCCACCTGGGGCTACGGAGACAGGGCGGCGTGCCTGGAGCTCGGACCCCGGCACGTCATTGATGCGTTCGATGAGCTTGTCGAGATATTTGAGTGATTTTTCCCCAAAAGAAAAGGAGCCATATCATGCAGACAGTGCACACGGACAAAGCTCCCAAGGCCGTGGGCCCTTACTCCCAGGCCGTGATTGCCGGCGGCGTGGCCTATTGTTCGGGACAGCTCGGACTCGACCCCGCAACCATGACGCTCAGAGAGGGCGTGGAGGCGCAGGCGCGGCAGGCGCTGGCCAACATGGCCGCGGTGCTGGAGGCGGCTGGGTCGTCGCCGTCGCGGGTGGTCAAGGCGACGGTCTTCGTCGCCGACATGGCGGATTTCCCCGTGGTGAACGGTATCTATGAGGAGTTCTTCGGCGAGCACAAACCGGCGCGTTCCACCATACAGGTGGCCGGCCTGCCGCTGGGCGGTCTGGTGGAGATGGAGTGCGTGGCGCTGACCGAATGAGCCGGAAAAACTATTCCGAAAAGGGCGAGTCGTTCCAGAGTTCATCCATGGCCGCCACGTAGCCTTTGACGTCGAACTTGGATTTGGCGCCGCCGTAGGACATGAAGCGGACAGTGCCGAACACGGAGCGCTCCTTCCAGGCCCGGTCGTGCACGCCGCCTATGGACCAGGCCACGCCGGTGTAGCCGTTGGCGTCGCGGCCGTCGAGTTCGTACCGGTCGTTCAGGTAAATGGCGATGTCCATGGCGTCCTGCGGGGTCTTCGTCCATTCGAGAATTTTCTTTGCCCAGTACATGCGCATGTAGCCGTGCATGTAGCCGCTGGCGACCATCTGCTTCTGCGCCGCATTCCACAGCTCGTCGTGCGTCCGGGCCGCCTCGAAAGTGTCCGGATCGTACACGTATTCGCGCACGTCGCCTTCATGTTTGGCCAGGGTCTTTTCGGCCCAGTCCGGAAAGCAGTCCGCCGAGTCGTAGTCCGGCGTGTGCAGGCAGAAGTTGTCCGACAGTTCGCGGCGCACCACCAGTTCTTCGAGAAACGATTCCCTGCCCTCGTGGGAGCCGCTCCGTGCGTTGGATACAGCCAGGGCGGCGCGCAACGGAGAGAGCATGCCGAAATGCAGATACGGCGACAGTTGCGAGGTGACATTGCCGTTTGGGTCGTTGCGTTTGTCTGCATACGAGTCCAGCCGGTGGCGGATGAACGCGCCGAGCATGCCGGATGCGGCCTGCTCGCCCGGTGATATCCAGTCCACCTCGGGTACGCTTCTGTCGACATGCAGCCCGTCGCGCAGGGCGGCCCAGTCCGTATCCGGCACGTGTCCCTGGTAGGCGTGGGGATGTGGACGCAGGTCCGGCGGTTCGTGCAGGAACTCGGGCAGCAGCCGGTGAATCTTTGGCCGGATGGTGCGGGCTGCATACTCGCGTTTGTCCGAAACAGCCCGACAGGGCACTACGTTGCGGGAATCCACCTCATGTACGGGGATGTCCAGTTCCTTGGACACAGCTGCCAGCCAGCCGCGCTTGATGCGCAGGGAGTCGAAGTCCGTGACCAGGAGCCCGGCGGCGGAGTCGCGCACGTAGCGGGGAATCTCCTTGGCAGGATCGCCGGTGAGCACTACAAAGGGGATGGACTTATCCGCGAGAGCGGCGGCGGTTTCTTCCAGGCCGCGCAGCAGGAATCCGAACTGGCGGATCGTGGCGTCCAGAAACTTGGACGCAAGGCAGTAGGCTACTGCTAACGATACGCCGCGCTCCAGGGCGATGTTCTGGGCGTGGAGCAGGCCGAAGTTGTCGCGTGCGCGGTGGTCGCGATGCATCCAGTAGAGCACCGGGCCCTTGCCGGGCTCGCCCTGGTTCAGGATATGGATGCGCCGCTGATCGATCATTCGAGTTTGTCGTAGCAGTTCTTGAGTTCGGCGAAGATGTCCACCATCTCCATGCACTGGTTCACGCGCCATCCGAATTCTTCCACTTCGAACGGCTTGGTGAGGAAGTCGTTGGCCCCGTTCTTGAGGAACCGGGCAGTGAGCGGACCGGAACCGGCTGCCGAGACACCGATGATGGGCAGCTGGTCCATCTTGTGACGTTCGCGTACGGCCATGACGAGCTCGCAGCCGTCCATCTCCGGCATGTTGAAGTCCGTAATGATGAGACGGATGTCCGGGTTCTCCTGGAGCTTTTCCAGGGCCCTTGCGCCGTTCTCCGCGTCAATGACCTTGAACTGCTGAATTTCGAGCCACTGGCGCATGATGCTTCGGTCCACCAGGCCGTCATCAACGACCAGCACCGTGATGAAGCGGTTCTTGTACAGCCGCTCCAGGCTGCGGACCATGGGGTCCATGTCGCGGATTGAGCCTTTGAAAAAGTAGTCGGCCACCCGCTTGTGAATGAACTGCTGACGCAACTCCTCGCTGAAGGTCGCGGTGAGCACCACGGTGGGCACGCCGCTTTCCAGTGTCAGATCCACGGCCTCGCCGTCTGGGGCGTCCGGCAAGTTGAGATCCACCACGGCCACGAAGAATCGATGCGAGCTGGACAGAGCCTCGCGGGCTTCCTGCATGGTGTTGCAGATGATCGTTTCGAAGTTGGAGAGGGCGAGGATCTGCTTCTGGATGATCTTGGCCTGGACGTTGGAGTCCTCGATAAGCAGCACCTGGTTGGCGGTCTGGTTCATGGTTGGTCCTCATCCCGGCCGCGTGGGGCGGGGGTGGCGTGAATT of Oceanidesulfovibrio indonesiensis contains these proteins:
- a CDS encoding MerR family transcriptional regulator is translated as MSGESKAYKIGEAAELLGLKTYVLRFWETEFPQLRPKRSSTGQRVYTQKHIEMLRTIQHLLHEEGLTIDGARKRLKETMGPPPEALIGHVVEELEAMRRLLSGGTKP
- the rpe gene encoding ribulose-phosphate 3-epimerase, with protein sequence MSGLDRKRPSPILSPSLLSSDFSRLGEELEALKDAGLEWVHWDVMDGMFVPNITLGPPIIKKARKRSDLFFDVHLMIEKPERYLEEFADAGSDLLVVHAEASLHLERTISEIKRLGMKAGVALNPHTPLDHVHYLLPELDLVLIMTVNPGFGGQSFIEFTKEKIRDLAQEVARRSADTIIQVDGGVTAENAGELVSLGADCLVSGSAFFGHPPYAERHQTFRRAMDMGAGIAV
- the tkt gene encoding transketolase translates to MSQSPSPRELANAVRFLAMDAVQQANSGHPGAPMGMADFAQVVWCDFMKHNPTNPAWWDRDRLVLSGGHASMLLYAMLHLSGYDLSLDDIKNFRQLHSRTPGHPEYGLTPGVETTTGPLGQGICNAVGFALAEKILAATYNRPGHPVVDHNTYCFLGDGDLMEGISHEACSLAGTLKLGKLIALWDDNRISIEGNVDEWFADDTAKRFEAYGWHVVACVDGHDAEAVRQAVAAAKAETERPSIICCRTEIGHGAPTVCGSERCHGSPLGAEEIEKARENLGWPHEPFHVPDALYAGWDLREKGAQTEASWDQAWAAYAKEFPELAEEFARRMRGELPANWEEESGKFIAGVRDAAEDKATRKASQAALNGYGPLLPELLGGSADLAGSNGTLWSGSKHITPNDAAGNNMRYGVREFAMGAIMNALTLHGGFIPFGGTFLVFSDYMRNAMRLAALMELRTIYVLTHDSIGVGEDGPTHQPVEHVSSLRIMPNMDVWRPCDTVETAVAWKCAIESEKTPSSLVLSRQGLPFMQRNAEQVENIVKGGYILRDAEDGNPEAIIIATGSEVSLAMSAADALARKGRSVRVVSMPCADRFDQQDDAYKLQVLPAEVEARVAVEAGSTGLWFKYVGGKGTVIGMDRYGESAPGKTLFEFFGFTVDNVVEAVESVLGE
- a CDS encoding phosphoglycerate kinase, with the translated sequence MAVQSMKDVELGGKRVLIREDFNVPLKDGVVQDDTRIRMALPTIRAALDAGAHVILMSHMGRPKEGEFDEALSLKPVAAALEKALDQPVELVRDWEGGVDAGPDKILLLENIRFAKGEKADDDELGRKLAALCDVFVFDAFGAAHRAQASTHSVMKHAPVVVAGLLMEKELDSLGKAIENPQRPLVAILGGAKVSSKLGVLKNLVSKVDVLIVGGGIANTFLAAAGKNVGKSLHEPDLIEDAKAIMKMAEEKGVEMPLPEDAVIASELSKNARPHLESVDVINDEDMILDIGPQTAKKYGDLIKGAKTVLWNGPVGAFEYDQFAGGTKVLGYAIKDSEAFSVVGGGDVVSALEMFGLADGVSYISTGGGSFLEFVEGKELPAVKLLKERSAG
- a CDS encoding YccF domain-containing protein; this encodes MLRLLLNILWFILGGWAMGLMWWLAGVIMFITIIGIPWGMSCFRIGLLAFWPFGRTVVQRETLGQHDAGTGLVGFVGNVLWFVLAGIWLAIGHLLEAIALAITIIGIPFAFQHLKLARITLAPIGTSIVAVDFLEQVRLKQ
- a CDS encoding sensor histidine kinase, whose product is MTHDAPSLIESIDTRSLLDAIFYSLPDGIAVFGTNVQNVVYANRAFCEIFGYECEMMLESFKAISILPPSVVSEIRERYPFLDEQPADENPRYYSTTRKDETPLEVRVTETLFSSNGQSHRLITVVDVTENRRLEKSRENAERIIRHDLRDYVVSLGNAAEIMSQLHDDAAASAEMLQTIRTTVMQTMELMESGQQAFLIEEGLYELNPEPVDLHKLIDYAVELLDPMIEQYGVTISSDLPPAYSPVMLLGERSLIIRALSNLLRNAVEAEENGSMVTVSCTRGADSVLIEIHNPSPVAPAVCDRFFEKYVSDKRHGAGLGTYIAKLVVELHGGAISMRTSERSGTTVTMNLPMD